From the genome of Marixanthomonas ophiurae, one region includes:
- a CDS encoding DUF7507 domain-containing protein codes for MYKIITKLFASDKRFLIGLILIVCLGNQGYAQVKGSTDEGEVLLPYTQEYLDQYNATLDKKAAQYNKTFRSKSKAEALHSHTNSKTVGGCNLITCGSFEKDDVSGGTFRTAIGGTNGEYQADARYSCWDDNGTVDWSEGQYISYSTTNSNVVYPGIIEPSTYDGGGFAIFSFQNESIDQTLTVVPNTVYTVCFEIAVIPRYNTVNSNNNGGQILEYEPNLRFGVRNGAVVVSDPLTYTDADLVQHPTSDFPTRLSFATSGNGGNQNPGGWTEINPYWENRCITFKSGPTATSVEVFYSTGNPGESVVLVDGLRLSVEGYANSPELSVTSKTYCEPTQVQLNDFVTSTTPTGAELRWSANSDLSNPLPNNPTVTTPGVWYAFYYNPDLGCTSPSRMLTLTNSDIAIAHTKEDVTCYGENDGEINITVTGGSSSYTYLWTTSDGSGLNTTAEDQTGLTAGTYKVTVDDGICTIDKSIEITQPNQINVEANEYDPLCDNADAITLTGEPTNSNGEWTGAGVTDNDNGTASFDPSGLTGTITVTYTYTDGNNCSNSDTADIVINKTATVEAGNYGPICDNADAITLTGQPTNSNGEWTGAGVTDNDNGTASFDPSGLTGTITVTYTYTDGNNCSDTDTANIVINKTATVEAGNYGPICDNADAITLTGEPTNSNGEWTGTGVTDNGNGTASFDPSGLTGTITVTYTYEDGNNCSDTDTADIVVNKTAVVEAGTYGPICDNADTITLTGQPTNSNGEWTGTGVIDNGDGTADFDPTGLNGTITATYTYTDGNNCSDNDTADIVVNVSPDAPISSGDIAECKDETTTQTLDANDAITVATGTSIVWYTDATGNTVVNDPILDTVGNVTYYAEAVSDTGSCSSSDRTPVTLTIYNCSISIEKTASPNDTQNCNTIAPGEMITYTFKVKNLGDVAINNVEVNDPLIDNTNPIPGPDSGDTVNSGVLDIGEEWTYEATYTVTQQDIINGQVNNTATVDGTVTGSSASFNVNDSDSVTVNLCQDAEISIVKSSTSESQDCLNLEVGNTIEYKFVVKNEGDVDISNVVITDPLFLAPNPVVTIQLVDNGDGNGVLNVGETWEYEAIYTVDQDNINDGQIENTATVNGTTGLGPVDETSNTITIPICQDASIALIKESTLNIDPNTGCYAGEVGEEISYTFKVKNTGDVTLTNIIVTDLVGGVTMSGGPIASLDPNEEDTTTFTATYTLTQADLNAGEFENRALATGTPPQGDDVTDESDNNSYTEDDST; via the coding sequence ATGTATAAAATAATTACTAAATTATTTGCTTCTGATAAGAGGTTTTTAATAGGTCTCATTTTAATAGTTTGCTTGGGTAATCAAGGATATGCTCAGGTTAAAGGTTCAACAGATGAGGGGGAAGTATTATTGCCTTATACTCAAGAGTATTTGGATCAATATAATGCAACTTTAGATAAGAAAGCTGCACAATATAATAAAACGTTTCGTTCTAAGTCAAAAGCTGAAGCTTTACACAGTCATACAAATTCTAAAACTGTAGGAGGGTGTAACTTAATTACCTGTGGATCTTTTGAAAAAGATGATGTAAGTGGCGGAACATTTCGTACTGCAATAGGTGGGACAAATGGTGAATACCAAGCTGATGCAAGATATTCTTGTTGGGATGATAATGGTACAGTAGATTGGTCGGAAGGGCAGTATATATCCTATTCAACAACGAACTCTAATGTGGTTTATCCTGGTATCATTGAGCCTTCAACTTATGATGGAGGTGGTTTTGCTATATTTTCATTTCAAAATGAATCGATAGATCAAACGTTGACTGTAGTGCCTAATACAGTATATACAGTATGTTTTGAAATTGCTGTAATACCGCGTTACAATACCGTAAACAGCAATAATAATGGAGGGCAGATATTAGAATATGAGCCTAACTTGCGATTTGGTGTTAGAAATGGTGCCGTTGTAGTTAGCGATCCGCTTACTTATACAGATGCTGATCTTGTTCAGCACCCAACTAGTGATTTTCCAACGAGGTTATCTTTTGCCACGAGCGGAAATGGAGGTAATCAAAACCCTGGTGGATGGACAGAAATAAACCCGTACTGGGAAAATAGATGTATAACTTTCAAGTCAGGACCTACCGCTACTTCTGTAGAGGTTTTTTATAGTACTGGAAATCCAGGAGAATCTGTGGTATTGGTAGATGGTTTAAGACTGTCTGTTGAGGGGTATGCAAACTCACCAGAACTTTCTGTAACTTCAAAAACGTATTGTGAGCCTACACAGGTGCAACTTAATGATTTTGTTACTTCAACAACTCCTACAGGAGCTGAATTAAGATGGAGTGCTAATTCAGATTTAAGTAATCCTTTGCCAAATAATCCAACTGTAACAACTCCTGGTGTTTGGTATGCATTCTATTATAATCCAGATTTAGGTTGTACTTCGCCATCACGAATGCTTACGCTAACAAATTCAGATATAGCTATAGCTCATACTAAGGAAGATGTCACTTGTTATGGTGAGAATGATGGTGAGATTAATATAACTGTTACAGGCGGATCGTCTTCGTATACATATTTATGGACAACTAGCGATGGAAGTGGATTAAACACAACCGCCGAAGATCAAACAGGACTAACTGCAGGTACTTATAAAGTAACTGTAGATGATGGTATATGTACTATTGATAAAAGTATTGAGATAACTCAGCCAAATCAAATAAATGTAGAAGCCAATGAGTATGACCCATTGTGCGATAATGCAGATGCTATTACTTTAACCGGAGAACCAACTAATTCAAACGGAGAATGGACTGGAGCCGGAGTAACAGACAATGATAATGGTACGGCAAGTTTCGATCCAAGTGGTTTAACAGGAACTATTACGGTAACATACACTTATACAGATGGTAATAACTGTTCTAATAGTGATACGGCTGATATTGTCATCAACAAAACGGCAACAGTAGAAGCAGGGAATTACGGTCCAATTTGTGACAATGCAGACGCCATTACGTTAACTGGACAACCGACAAATTCAAACGGAGAATGGACAGGAGCCGGAGTAACAGACAATGATAATGGTACGGCAAGTTTCGATCCAAGTGGTTTAACAGGAACTATTACGGTAACATACACTTATACAGATGGTAATAACTGTTCTGACACAGATACAGCTAATATTGTCATCAACAAAACAGCAACAGTAGAAGCAGGGAATTACGGTCCAATCTGTGACAATGCAGACGCAATAACATTAACCGGAGAGCCAACTAATTCAAACGGAGAATGGACAGGAACCGGAGTAACAGATAATGGTAACGGTACGGCAAGTTTCGACCCAAGTGGTTTAACAGGAACTATCACGGTAACTTATACTTATGAAGACGGTAACAACTGTTCTGACACCGATACAGCTGATATTGTTGTTAATAAAACAGCAGTAGTAGAAGCAGGAACCTATGGTCCAATCTGTGACAATGCAGATACGATTACATTAACCGGTCAACCAACTAATTCAAACGGAGAATGGACAGGAACCGGAGTAATAGATAATGGTGACGGTACGGCTGACTTTGATCCAACTGGATTGAACGGTACAATCACGGCAACGTATACTTATACAGATGGCAATAATTGTTCAGACAATGACACTGCGGATATAGTAGTAAATGTATCTCCTGATGCTCCAATAAGCAGCGGTGACATAGCTGAATGTAAAGACGAAACGACCACGCAAACATTAGATGCTAACGATGCAATTACAGTTGCGACTGGAACAAGTATCGTTTGGTACACAGACGCTACAGGTAATACTGTAGTTAACGATCCAATTCTTGATACGGTTGGAAACGTTACTTATTATGCTGAAGCAGTAAGTGATACAGGAAGTTGTTCAAGTTCAGACCGGACACCGGTTACCTTGACAATCTACAACTGCTCTATCTCAATCGAGAAAACAGCTAGCCCTAACGATACTCAAAATTGTAACACAATCGCACCAGGCGAAATGATAACCTATACTTTTAAGGTTAAAAACTTAGGCGATGTAGCAATCAATAACGTAGAAGTAAACGATCCATTAATTGATAATACAAATCCTATTCCAGGCCCTGATAGTGGTGATACTGTTAATTCAGGAGTGCTTGATATAGGTGAAGAATGGACATATGAAGCTACTTATACAGTAACACAACAAGACATTATTAACGGCCAAGTAAACAATACTGCTACGGTTGACGGTACAGTAACAGGTTCATCAGCATCATTTAATGTGAACGATTCAGATTCTGTAACAGTAAATCTATGTCAAGATGCTGAAATATCTATTGTTAAATCAAGTACAAGTGAATCTCAAGATTGTTTAAATCTTGAAGTTGGAAATACTATTGAATACAAATTTGTTGTAAAAAATGAAGGTGATGTTGATATTTCAAATGTAGTTATAACAGATCCGTTATTTTTAGCTCCAAACCCAGTAGTTACAATACAATTAGTAGATAATGGTGATGGTAATGGAGTTTTAAATGTAGGAGAAACTTGGGAGTATGAAGCTATATATACAGTAGATCAAGATAATATAAATGATGGTCAGATTGAAAATACAGCAACAGTAAATGGTACCACAGGGCTAGGACCTGTCGACGAAACAAGTAATACAATTACGATACCCATCTGTCAAGATGCGAGTATCGCGTTGATCAAAGAATCTACCTTGAATATCGATCCAAACACTGGCTGTTATGCAGGTGAAGTAGGTGAAGAAATCAGCTATA
- a CDS encoding peptide chain release factor 3 → MSIKREIERRRTFGIISHPDAGKTTLTEKLLLFGGAIQEAGAVKSNKIKKGATSDFMEIERQRGISVATSVLAFEYEGIKINILDTPGHKDFAEDTFRTLTAVDSVIVVIDVAKGVEAQTEKLVEVCRMRNIPMIVFINKMDREGKDAFELLDEIEQKLNLRVTPLSFPIGMGYDFRGIYNIWEKNVNLFSGSSRKNIEETIEIEDLANPELDQLIGTDAADTLREELELAEIYPKFSREEYLEGKLQPVFFGSALNNFGVRELLDCFVEIAPKPRPKESDTRVVKPDEKDFTGFVFKIHANMDPKHRDRLAFVKIVSGVFERNTPYLHVRNGKKLKFSSPNAFFAEKKQIVDISYPGDIVGLHDTGNFKIGDTLTEGEEMNYKGVPSFSPEHFKYINNADPMKSKQLDKGIDQLMDEGVAQLFTLELNGRKVIGTVGALQFEVIQYRLEHEYGASCRYENLNVHKACWVEPDNPKSDEFKEFKRVKAKFLAKDKRDQLVFFADSAFSLQMTQSKYPNVKLHFVSEYK, encoded by the coding sequence ATGTCAATTAAACGTGAAATTGAACGCAGGAGAACCTTTGGGATAATCTCTCACCCTGATGCTGGGAAAACAACTTTAACTGAAAAATTATTACTATTTGGAGGTGCTATTCAAGAAGCTGGTGCTGTAAAAAGTAATAAAATAAAAAAAGGAGCCACTAGTGACTTTATGGAAATTGAAAGACAAAGGGGTATCTCGGTTGCCACTTCTGTTTTAGCATTTGAATATGAAGGGATTAAAATAAATATTCTAGATACACCCGGTCACAAGGATTTTGCCGAAGATACTTTTAGAACCCTAACAGCTGTAGATAGTGTTATTGTTGTTATTGATGTTGCCAAAGGTGTGGAAGCACAAACCGAGAAGTTGGTTGAAGTGTGCCGCATGCGTAATATTCCTATGATTGTTTTTATAAATAAAATGGACCGAGAAGGGAAAGATGCTTTTGAGTTGTTAGATGAAATAGAACAAAAATTAAACCTTCGGGTTACACCTTTAAGCTTCCCAATTGGTATGGGGTATGATTTTAGAGGCATATACAATATCTGGGAGAAAAATGTAAATCTATTCAGTGGTAGTAGCCGAAAAAATATTGAAGAAACTATTGAAATTGAAGATCTTGCCAATCCTGAACTCGACCAATTGATTGGTACTGACGCAGCCGATACGTTGCGAGAAGAACTAGAACTTGCTGAAATATACCCTAAGTTTAGCCGTGAAGAATATTTAGAAGGGAAATTACAACCAGTATTCTTTGGTTCTGCCTTGAATAATTTCGGCGTTCGAGAACTATTAGATTGTTTTGTTGAAATAGCTCCTAAACCACGTCCAAAAGAAAGTGACACTCGGGTGGTAAAACCTGATGAAAAAGATTTTACAGGCTTTGTCTTTAAAATACACGCCAACATGGACCCCAAACACCGGGATCGCTTAGCGTTTGTAAAAATTGTGTCAGGTGTTTTTGAAAGGAACACCCCTTATTTACATGTACGCAATGGCAAGAAGCTGAAGTTTTCTAGTCCGAATGCGTTCTTTGCTGAAAAGAAACAAATTGTAGATATTTCATATCCTGGAGATATCGTTGGATTACATGACACCGGTAACTTTAAAATTGGTGACACCCTTACCGAAGGAGAAGAAATGAACTATAAAGGAGTACCCAGCTTTTCACCGGAGCACTTTAAGTACATTAATAATGCCGATCCAATGAAAAGCAAACAGCTGGACAAAGGGATTGATCAATTAATGGATGAAGGTGTTGCACAACTCTTCACTCTTGAATTAAACGGACGAAAAGTAATCGGTACCGTTGGTGCTTTACAGTTTGAAGTAATACAATATCGGTTAGAGCACGAATATGGCGCTTCCTGCCGATATGAAAACCTAAACGTTCACAAAGCTTGCTGGGTCGAACCAGACAATCCAAAAAGTGATGAGTTTAAAGAATTCAAGCGTGTTAAAGCTAAGTTTTTAGCGAAAGATAAAAGAGATCAATTGGTTTTCTTTGCCGATTCCGCCTTTAGCTTACAAATGACACAATCAAAATATCCGAACGTAAAACTTCATTTTGTAAGTGAATATAAGTAA
- a CDS encoding alpha/beta fold hydrolase, which produces MGYLKTSSKKRNEYINLYYEDYGKGQPVILIHGWPLSSAMWEYQKQELVEAGYRCISYDRRGFGKSDQPWDGYDYDTMAQDLNDIINHLSLKDVVLVGFSMGGGEVGRYVGNYGTENLSKLVFISSIAPFMLKTDDNPDGVPAETFEEFKKAIKIDRCDFLDKFGKQFIDYDNNKHLIGKEQLQYNFNIAAGASPKATLDCIDAFGKTDLRGDLKKIDIPTLFLHGDADNVVPMEPTAAQGAKIVENSEFTVIEDAPHGCVFTHTEHVNKLLLDFLKK; this is translated from the coding sequence ATGGGATATTTAAAGACTTCTTCAAAAAAACGAAATGAATACATAAATTTATACTACGAAGACTACGGTAAAGGGCAACCTGTTATTCTAATCCATGGTTGGCCGTTGAGTTCAGCTATGTGGGAATACCAAAAACAAGAACTTGTTGAGGCTGGATACCGTTGCATTTCATATGACCGTAGAGGTTTTGGTAAAAGTGATCAACCTTGGGACGGATACGATTATGATACGATGGCTCAAGATTTAAATGATATAATCAATCATCTTTCCTTAAAAGATGTTGTCTTAGTAGGATTTTCAATGGGTGGAGGAGAAGTAGGACGTTATGTAGGTAACTATGGTACGGAAAATTTATCTAAGTTAGTTTTTATAAGCTCAATAGCTCCTTTTATGCTGAAAACTGATGATAACCCTGATGGTGTGCCAGCTGAAACCTTTGAAGAATTCAAAAAAGCAATTAAAATTGACCGTTGTGACTTCTTAGATAAATTTGGCAAACAGTTTATCGATTATGATAATAACAAACACTTAATAGGTAAAGAACAATTACAATATAATTTCAACATTGCTGCGGGAGCTTCTCCTAAAGCAACATTAGATTGTATTGATGCTTTCGGAAAAACAGATTTAAGAGGTGATCTTAAAAAGATAGACATTCCTACGTTATTCCTGCATGGGGATGCAGATAATGTTGTCCCGATGGAGCCCACTGCGGCGCAAGGTGCAAAAATAGTTGAAAACAGTGAATTTACGGTTATAGAAGATGCTCCTCACGGTTGTGTTTTTACACACACGGAGCACGTTAACAAATTATTGCTAGATTTTCTGAAGAAATAA
- a CDS encoding DUF3467 domain-containing protein: MADDQNKQKQKKGQINIELDENVAQGIYSNLAIINHSQSEFILDFVSIMPGVPKSKVKSRIILTPQHAKRLLRALNDNIQRFEKAHGKVKEQEQPTMPLNFGPTGEA, encoded by the coding sequence ATGGCAGACGATCAAAACAAACAAAAACAAAAAAAAGGACAAATCAATATTGAATTAGATGAGAATGTAGCACAAGGCATTTATAGTAACTTGGCGATCATCAATCATTCACAATCAGAGTTCATTCTAGATTTTGTAAGTATTATGCCGGGTGTGCCTAAAAGTAAGGTGAAATCACGAATAATTTTAACACCACAACACGCCAAGAGACTATTAAGAGCATTGAATGATAATATTCAACGGTTTGAAAAAGCCCACGGTAAGGTTAAAGAACAAGAACAACCGACGATGCCTTTAAACTTTGGTCCAACCGGAGAAGCATAG